Proteins from a genomic interval of Lelliottia amnigena:
- the cheY gene encoding chemotaxis protein CheY, which yields MADKELRFLVVDDFSTMRRIVRNLLKELGFNNVEEAEDGVDALNKLQAGGFDFVISDWNMPNMDGLELLKTIRADGNMSSLPVLMVTAEAKKENIIAAAQAGASGYVVKPFTAATLEEKLGKIFEKLGM from the coding sequence ATGGCGGACAAAGAGCTCAGATTTTTGGTTGTGGATGACTTTTCCACCATGCGTCGCATCGTACGCAATCTGCTGAAAGAGCTGGGTTTTAATAACGTTGAAGAAGCAGAAGACGGTGTCGATGCGCTGAACAAACTGCAAGCCGGTGGCTTTGATTTTGTTATTTCTGACTGGAACATGCCTAACATGGATGGTCTGGAACTGCTGAAAACAATTCGCGCTGACGGCAATATGTCTTCTCTCCCGGTTCTGATGGTGACAGCAGAAGCCAAGAAAGAAAACATTATTGCGGCAGCACAGGCGGGCGCGAGCGGTTATGTGGTTAAACCATTTACTGCTGCGACCCTGGAAGAGAAACTCGGCAAGATCTTCGAGAAACTCGGCATGTGA